A single genomic interval of Lathyrus oleraceus cultivar Zhongwan6 chromosome 7, CAAS_Psat_ZW6_1.0, whole genome shotgun sequence harbors:
- the LOC127101954 gene encoding probable glucuronoxylan glucuronosyltransferase IRX7, which produces MENHKKTSSKNNKGYYVKMKLMHKHGRPQQEKNNSFHKYFKWILWLSLSLYFFTSYLISNNNNNHHDHQPTHIIKSLSQSFSTNKTTSPPQQSHNTNIKNLKVFIYELPPKYNTNWLSNERCKTHLFASEVAIHRALLTSDVRTFDPYDADFFFVPVYVSCNFSTVNGFPAIGHARSLISSAVHLISSDYPFWNRSRGSDHVFVASHDFGSCFHTLEDVAMKDGVPEIMKKSIVLQTFGVTYDHPCQKVEHVVIPPFVSPGSIRNTMKSFPVNGRRDIWVFFRGKMEVHPKNVSGRFYSKKVRTVIWKKFNGDRRFFLQRRRFAGYQSEIARSVFCLCPLGWAPWSPRLVESVALGCVPVIIADGIRLPFPSAVKWSEISVMVAERDVWRLGEILENVAASNLSSIQRNLWDPRTRKALLFNGRVQEGDATWQVLHSLSKKVDRSYRSSRVSRQLDFDT; this is translated from the exons ATGGAGAATCACAAGAAAACATCCTCAAAAAACAACAAAGGATACTATGTTAAAATGAAACTCATGCACAAACATGGTAGACCTCAACAAGAAAAAAACAACTCTTTCCATAAATATTTCAAATGGATTCTTTGGCTTTCTCTTTCTCTCTATTTTTTCACTTCTTACCtcatcagcaacaacaacaacaatcaccACGATCACCAACCAACCCACATCATAAAATCACTCTCTCAATCCTTTTCTACCAACAAAACAACATCACCACCACAACAATCTCATAACACAAATATAAAAAATCTCAAGGTTTTCATCTACGAACTTCCTCCAAAGTACAACACAAACTGGCTTTCGAACGAACGATGCAAAACTCATTTGTTTGCTTCGGAAGTTGCTATTCACAGAGCTTTATTAACAAGCGATGTTCGAACTTTTGACCCATACGACGCTGACTTTTTCTTCGTACCCGTTTACGTTTCTTGTAACTTCAGCACCGTTAATGGTTTCCCCGCGATTGGTCACGCGCGTTCATTGATTTCTTCAGCAGTTCATCTCATCTCCTCAGATTACCCTTTCTGGAACCGAAGCAGAGGTTCCGACCATGTTTTTGTAGCTTCGCATGATTTCGGTTCTTGTTTCCATACCCTG GAGGACGTGGCGATGAAAGATGGGGTACCTGAAATCATGAAGAAATCGATTGTTTTACAAACGTTTGGCGTTACCTATGATCATCCTTGTCAAAAGGTTGAACATGTTGTGATACCGCCGTTTGTTTCTCCGGGAAGCATACGTAACACGATGAAGAGTTTTCCGGTGAACGGACGGCGAGATATTTGGGTTTTCTTCCGGGGAAAAATGGAGGTTCATCCAAAGAACGTTAGTGGAAGATTTTACAGCAA GAAAGTGAGGACAGTTATATGGAAAAAGTTCAACGGTGACCGGAGGTTTTTCCTTCAGCGGCGTAGATTTGCCGGTTACCAGTCAGAGATTGCTCGCTCGGTATTTTGTCTCTGTCCTTTGGGGTGGGCCCCATGGAGTCCAAGGTTAGTTGAGTCTGTTGCTTTAGGTTGTGTGCCGGTTATTATAGCGGATGGTATTCGGTTACCGTTTCCCTCCGCCGTGAAGTGGTCTGAGATTTCAGTTATGGTGGCGGAAAGGGATGTTTGGAGGCTGGGCGAGATATTGGAAAATGTGGCAGCGAGTAATCTTAGCTCCATTCAGAGAAACCTGTGGGACCCACGGACAAGGAAAGCACTGCTTTTTAATGGTAGGGTCCAGGAAGGGGATGCCACGTGGCAGGTCCTACATTCTTTGAGTAAGAAGGTGGATAGGTCTTATAGGAGCTCAAGGGTTTCGCGCCAATTAGATTTTGACACGTGA